In Sphingobacterium zeae, one genomic interval encodes:
- a CDS encoding NADH-quinone oxidoreductase subunit N produces the protein MLAFSPYISSFLDQIIVSLPYFKPELTLILTFIGTILASLFADKHWKHTSFMLTIIGLLLSGCYLVGQGLSKVEMAGFFDMIQVDAFATSARLIILLSTLLICIFIQQGHGRHGRPLGDLYAVLLTATLGLDLLTMSSNWLMIFIAVETVSISSYIMVGYFSATKVQSEAALKYVLFGSICAAVMLYGLSLLYGFTGNLNFDSQSHIAGLMEAPKVMISIALLFLLTGIGFKLSFFPFHVWSPDVYQGAPTVITTYLATVPKIAVVVLLSRLLAAWLNVSFYFSDFLTYVIIGVAIATMLIGNLAALRQQDAKRMMAYSSIGHTGILLMAVLVYQNNESNVLLFYLSIYALMNIAVFIFIDALEVSLGSTSIDSYRGLGKQFPLLFTSFSIVLIALVGLPPTAGFVGKLLVFSKVFEQYQNFQSFGLLALLIVGGLTSVISLFYYFKIPLNAFLRDNTASSTIKVNAVLLCIGILCTLVVLCLGIFPDLLLSAF, from the coding sequence ATGCTCGCATTCAGTCCATATATCAGTTCATTCCTCGATCAGATTATCGTTAGTCTACCGTATTTTAAACCTGAACTGACACTGATCCTCACTTTTATTGGTACTATTCTCGCAAGTCTTTTTGCTGACAAGCACTGGAAGCATACGTCTTTTATGCTTACAATCATCGGATTATTGTTGAGTGGCTGTTACCTCGTTGGGCAAGGACTCAGTAAGGTAGAGATGGCTGGCTTTTTTGATATGATCCAGGTTGATGCCTTTGCTACTTCTGCACGATTGATTATCCTGTTGTCGACACTCCTTATTTGTATCTTTATTCAACAAGGTCATGGGAGACATGGCCGACCGCTAGGAGATCTATATGCTGTTTTACTGACTGCGACGTTAGGACTGGACCTATTGACCATGTCGAGCAACTGGCTGATGATTTTTATAGCCGTTGAAACCGTTTCCATTAGTTCCTATATCATGGTGGGGTACTTTTCAGCTACTAAAGTTCAGTCGGAGGCAGCTTTAAAATATGTACTCTTTGGATCGATTTGTGCGGCAGTGATGCTTTACGGTTTGTCTTTACTCTACGGTTTCACGGGGAACTTGAATTTTGATTCCCAGAGTCACATTGCTGGCCTTATGGAAGCACCAAAGGTCATGATCAGCATTGCGCTATTATTTTTATTGACGGGCATAGGCTTTAAACTGAGCTTTTTTCCTTTTCATGTCTGGAGTCCAGACGTTTATCAAGGTGCTCCCACAGTAATTACCACCTATCTGGCTACTGTACCAAAAATTGCAGTCGTCGTCCTATTATCCAGGCTCCTCGCCGCATGGCTTAATGTTTCCTTTTACTTTAGCGATTTCCTAACGTATGTGATTATTGGGGTAGCTATTGCAACCATGCTGATCGGTAATTTAGCAGCTTTACGTCAACAGGATGCGAAACGGATGATGGCCTATTCGTCGATTGGACATACGGGTATACTCCTGATGGCTGTATTGGTATATCAAAATAATGAGTCGAATGTATTGTTGTTTTACCTTTCCATATACGCTTTGATGAATATTGCTGTATTTATATTTATTGATGCCTTGGAAGTCAGTCTGGGGAGTACATCCATCGATTCCTATCGTGGCTTAGGAAAACAGTTTCCTCTTTTGTTTACTTCATTTTCAATTGTTCTAATCGCTTTAGTGGGGCTCCCTCCCACTGCGGGATTTGTCGGAAAGCTTTTGGTCTTTTCCAAAGTGTTCGAACAGTATCAAAACTTTCAATCCTTCGGTTTATTGGCATTGCTTATTGTCGGCGGACTGACCTCAGTTATCTCTTTATTTTACTATTTTAAAATTCCACTGAACGCGTTTTTAAGGGACAATACAGCATCTTCAACAATAAAAGTCAATGCTGTACTTTTATGTATTGGAATCCTATGTACCTTGGTAGTATTGTGTTTAGGAATTTTTCCGGATCTTTTGCTTTCGGCCTTTTAG
- the nuoH gene encoding NADH-quinone oxidoreductase subunit NuoH, with protein MLENVLHILVPIAIFTFIAAFTLFAVYAERKIAGFVQDRLGPMETGKYGSLQTIADILKLLQKELITPSSADKILFRIAPIIIFVAVFTGFAVIPWAKDFIPADTHTGLFFIMAIISIDALGILMAGWGSNNKYSLLGSMRAIAQMVSYEIPVGLSLITVVMLTQTLNLNEIAIGQGILTNGSIKFLGIWEVNEIGGLFAWNIFQAPHLIITYIIFFIATLAECNRAPFDIPEAESELVGGFHTEYGGIQFAFIFLAEYAMMFLVSMLGVVLFLGGWNTPLPNIGAVRLADWTTGLAWGIFWTLAKSFLIVGIQMWIRWTLPRLRADQLMSLCWKVLTPLAFLCMAISAIWRILVIA; from the coding sequence TTGCTAGAAAATGTACTACATATCTTGGTTCCTATTGCTATTTTTACCTTTATAGCAGCATTTACCTTATTTGCAGTATATGCCGAGCGAAAGATTGCGGGATTTGTCCAAGACCGGCTAGGCCCCATGGAAACTGGAAAGTATGGTAGTCTTCAAACCATCGCTGATATTCTCAAATTACTCCAAAAAGAACTGATCACCCCTTCATCTGCAGATAAGATTCTCTTTAGGATTGCTCCTATCATTATTTTTGTTGCCGTCTTTACAGGATTTGCCGTTATTCCTTGGGCAAAAGATTTTATTCCAGCCGATACGCATACCGGTTTATTCTTCATTATGGCGATAATTTCCATTGATGCTTTGGGCATTTTAATGGCTGGTTGGGGTTCCAACAATAAATATTCTTTGTTAGGCTCCATGCGTGCCATTGCACAGATGGTATCCTATGAAATACCGGTAGGCCTTTCGCTGATTACAGTTGTCATGCTTACACAAACCCTAAACCTGAATGAAATCGCTATTGGTCAGGGGATCCTGACCAATGGGAGCATTAAATTCCTGGGTATCTGGGAAGTTAATGAGATTGGCGGTCTCTTCGCCTGGAATATTTTTCAGGCTCCGCATTTGATTATCACCTACATCATATTCTTTATCGCTACCCTTGCCGAGTGTAATCGTGCTCCTTTTGATATTCCGGAAGCCGAATCTGAACTGGTGGGTGGTTTCCATACGGAATATGGTGGAATACAATTTGCGTTTATCTTTCTGGCTGAGTACGCCATGATGTTTTTGGTATCGATGTTGGGTGTTGTCCTCTTTTTAGGCGGATGGAACACGCCATTACCAAACATTGGGGCTGTACGCCTCGCAGATTGGACGACTGGTTTAGCCTGGGGAATATTTTGGACTTTAGCCAAATCATTCCTTATTGTAGGCATCCAAATGTGGATCCGTTGGACATTACCGCGGTTACGTGCAGACCAATTGATGAGTTTATGTTGGAAAGTATTGACACCGCTGGCTTTTCTGTGTATGGCCATCTCTGCCATTTGGCGAATTTTAGTTATAGCATAG
- a CDS encoding citrate synthase — translation MSDKASINLDGTSYDLPVVVGTENEKAVDISKLRDLSGFITLDPGYKNTGATKSAITFLDGEKGILRYRGYPIEQLAEKSTFLEVAYLLIYGELPKKEVLEKFRADIKKQMMIHEDMKNFFAGFPSKSHPMGQLSCLVGALSAFYPESLNPNLTDEEEDQTIINLLAKMPTIVSWIQKKSLGHPVVYPKNNLGYIDNFLNMLFGEVNDEKTFDPVVIDAMHKLLILHADHEQNCSTSTVRIVGSSNANLYASVASGINALWGPLHGGANQAVIEMLEAIKNDGGDAEKYLAKAKDKNDPFRLMGFGHRVYKNFDPRAKIIKKACDDILEKLGVQDPVLDIAKKLEEAALNDQYFIDRKLYPNVDFYSGIIYRALGFKADMFTVLFALGRLPGWIAQWKEMRENKEPIGRPRQVYVGHTERDYVEFSNR, via the coding sequence ATGTCAGATAAAGCATCTATAAATTTAGACGGAACTTCGTATGACCTTCCGGTCGTTGTCGGTACTGAGAATGAAAAAGCAGTTGATATTTCCAAATTAAGAGATCTAAGCGGATTTATTACATTAGACCCAGGATATAAAAATACGGGTGCTACGAAGAGTGCGATTACTTTCCTTGACGGTGAAAAAGGCATATTGCGATATAGAGGATATCCCATTGAACAATTGGCAGAGAAATCGACTTTCCTGGAGGTTGCTTATTTGTTGATTTATGGAGAGCTTCCTAAAAAAGAGGTATTGGAAAAATTCAGAGCTGACATCAAAAAGCAAATGATGATTCACGAGGACATGAAAAATTTCTTCGCTGGATTTCCTTCCAAATCGCATCCAATGGGACAACTTTCCTGTTTAGTTGGTGCATTATCGGCATTTTACCCAGAATCTTTAAACCCAAACTTAACAGATGAAGAAGAGGATCAAACGATCATCAATCTTTTGGCAAAAATGCCAACGATCGTTTCTTGGATTCAGAAGAAATCATTAGGACACCCTGTTGTATACCCCAAAAATAACCTTGGCTACATCGACAACTTCCTGAATATGTTGTTCGGAGAAGTTAACGACGAAAAAACGTTCGATCCGGTTGTCATTGATGCTATGCACAAGTTGCTGATTTTGCATGCTGATCACGAGCAGAACTGTTCGACATCTACCGTTCGCATCGTAGGTTCGTCAAATGCAAACCTCTATGCATCTGTCGCTTCAGGTATTAATGCATTATGGGGCCCTTTGCATGGTGGTGCAAATCAGGCGGTAATTGAAATGTTAGAAGCTATTAAAAATGATGGTGGTGATGCCGAAAAATATCTTGCCAAAGCGAAAGACAAAAACGATCCTTTCCGTTTAATGGGATTTGGTCACCGCGTGTATAAAAACTTTGATCCACGTGCTAAAATCATCAAAAAAGCATGTGACGATATTTTGGAAAAATTAGGTGTGCAAGACCCTGTATTGGATATCGCGAAGAAATTAGAAGAAGCGGCATTGAATGACCAATACTTCATCGATAGAAAACTTTATCCAAATGTTGACTTCTATTCAGGTATCATCTACCGTGCATTAGGTTTCAAAGCAGATATGTTTACTGTATTATTTGCCTTAGGCCGTCTTCCAGGATGGATTGCACAATGGAAAGAAATGCGTGAAAACAAAGAGCCTATCGGTCGTCCTAGACAAGTATACGTTGGCCATACAGAACGTGACTACGTTGAATTCTCAAATCGTTAA
- the nuoK gene encoding NADH-quinone oxidoreductase subunit NuoK — protein MITLTHFLVVSACIFSIGLYTVLSKKNAIMILVGIELMINAAILNFVAFGKYDKVSYGGQIFALFAIVLAAAAVAVGLAIVLNVYRHYNTINPDEVNQLKDK, from the coding sequence ATGATTACGTTGACGCATTTCTTGGTGGTGAGTGCGTGTATCTTTAGCATTGGACTCTACACCGTTCTTTCCAAAAAAAATGCGATCATGATTTTGGTCGGTATTGAGTTGATGATCAATGCAGCTATCCTGAATTTTGTTGCCTTTGGGAAATATGATAAAGTGAGTTATGGCGGACAAATTTTTGCGTTGTTTGCGATTGTTCTAGCAGCGGCAGCTGTAGCCGTTGGACTGGCTATTGTATTAAATGTTTATAGACATTACAACACCATTAATCCGGATGAGGTAAACCAATTAAAAGACAAATAA
- a CDS encoding 4Fe-4S binding protein yields MIFKTASHAFRTAIKGLSLTVKHLFGARRSRTELNIKEDNYFDRQEGIVTVQYPREKMPIPDVARYQLQVDIDDCIVCDLCAKACPVDCIEIEAIKSPEAIGKTSDGSVKRLYPAKFNIDMAKCMYCGLCTVVCPTECITMTDAYDRSSQKLTDLIYGFSDMTDEQVAQRKAEWTQFQAEKEAAKQK; encoded by the coding sequence ATGATATTTAAAACGGCTTCGCATGCATTTCGTACGGCAATCAAAGGTTTATCTTTGACTGTCAAGCACCTGTTTGGGGCACGTCGCTCACGGACGGAATTGAATATCAAAGAAGACAACTATTTTGATCGGCAAGAAGGTATTGTGACCGTGCAGTATCCGCGTGAAAAAATGCCCATCCCCGATGTCGCACGTTACCAATTGCAGGTTGATATCGACGACTGTATTGTATGTGATCTTTGCGCTAAAGCATGTCCTGTGGACTGTATCGAAATTGAAGCGATCAAATCGCCGGAAGCAATCGGAAAGACTTCAGACGGTAGCGTCAAACGGTTATATCCCGCCAAATTCAATATTGACATGGCGAAGTGTATGTACTGTGGCTTATGCACGGTGGTATGTCCGACGGAATGTATTACCATGACGGATGCATATGACCGCAGCTCGCAAAAGCTGACCGATCTGATTTACGGATTCTCGGATATGACTGACGAGCAGGTAGCTCAACGCAAAGCTGAATGGACACAGTTTCAAGCTGAAAAGGAGGCAGCAAAGCAAAAATAG
- a CDS encoding NADH-quinone oxidoreductase subunit 5 family protein yields MDQVVHISPLLTALITVVSPLAAFLYQSLLGKRDQSGIISLLAITLSFIAGGLTWFTIWNNAPVTVQADWFTIGETSFKVGILLNNLSTLMLFLVPTVALPVHIYSRAYMKGDPGIHRYWMYLSLFCFAMLGLVIMDSLLLMYVFWELVGFASYLLIGFWFTRETAVQANKKAFLVNRIGDLGFLMGLAIVFTQFKTLNLVDLLGDNGLIYQSTIVDGLWVSPVNSLPQIWFTLGGLAFFLAAMAKSAQFPLHVWLPDAMEGPTSVSSLIHAATMVAAGVFLLATVFPLFSESALLFIAIIGTITAASAAYFALGQYDIKRILAFSTISQLGFMMVGIGIGTWDAALFHLTTHAFFKCLLFLSAGAVIHEMAHLKTHSHLDFDPQDLRNMGGLRQYMPNTFLLMSIASLALAGFPLTSGYLSKDSIIISSFEWALSKGSVYLLIPISLIIVSILTAFYIGRLLFKAFFGKFRLLDQLQDKLHGHPLHDAPKTMLFPMFILGVFCLFPLFSFNPFSYHDSWLMDGLLLDEYIFAPSHLAHLIIPAILLIGSIIGWIIGWKWYVQNRYPFKSANPALKVSLNQGYINQFYDVVFVKGTLKLAQFCYWFDQHVVDAFVSLIQSIVLSLSRLSVWIDKYIIDGLVNTVASVTYWTGHQVRLVQNGKIQTALYSVFLIVLLGLIYLLFF; encoded by the coding sequence TTGGATCAAGTTGTTCACATATCGCCCCTTTTGACCGCACTAATTACCGTAGTGTCCCCATTAGCAGCGTTCTTATATCAATCTTTATTAGGTAAACGCGACCAGTCCGGTATTATCTCCCTCCTAGCCATTACCCTCAGCTTTATCGCTGGTGGACTCACTTGGTTTACCATATGGAATAATGCACCCGTAACAGTTCAGGCTGATTGGTTCACTATTGGCGAAACCTCATTTAAAGTTGGTATCCTGTTAAATAATTTAAGCACCTTAATGCTTTTTTTGGTACCTACTGTCGCGTTGCCGGTGCATATTTATTCCCGGGCATATATGAAAGGTGATCCCGGCATTCATCGCTATTGGATGTATCTAAGCCTGTTCTGTTTTGCCATGCTGGGATTGGTCATTATGGACAGCCTTTTGCTGATGTATGTCTTTTGGGAATTGGTTGGGTTTGCGTCCTATCTGCTGATCGGATTTTGGTTTACGCGCGAAACTGCTGTACAAGCCAATAAAAAGGCATTTTTAGTGAATCGCATCGGTGACCTCGGCTTTCTAATGGGCCTTGCGATCGTATTTACGCAGTTCAAGACACTTAATTTGGTCGATTTATTGGGTGATAATGGACTGATCTATCAATCCACAATCGTCGATGGACTGTGGGTATCTCCAGTCAATAGTTTACCTCAGATCTGGTTTACCCTAGGAGGACTAGCCTTTTTCTTGGCTGCTATGGCCAAATCAGCGCAATTTCCATTACATGTATGGCTTCCGGATGCCATGGAAGGCCCTACATCCGTATCGTCCCTGATCCATGCGGCGACTATGGTCGCAGCCGGCGTATTCCTATTGGCTACAGTATTTCCATTATTCAGCGAATCGGCATTACTATTTATCGCTATTATCGGTACCATCACGGCAGCTTCGGCAGCATACTTCGCCTTGGGCCAATATGACATCAAGCGTATTCTTGCCTTTTCGACCATATCGCAACTAGGCTTTATGATGGTTGGGATCGGCATTGGAACATGGGATGCTGCTTTGTTTCATCTCACGACGCATGCTTTCTTTAAGTGCCTTCTATTTCTTTCGGCCGGCGCAGTCATTCATGAAATGGCCCATCTGAAAACACATAGCCACCTAGACTTTGACCCGCAGGATTTACGTAACATGGGTGGATTACGTCAGTATATGCCGAATACCTTTCTGCTCATGAGTATAGCTTCATTGGCACTTGCAGGATTTCCGTTGACTTCGGGTTATTTATCCAAAGATAGTATCATCATTTCTTCATTTGAATGGGCACTTTCAAAAGGTAGCGTCTATCTTCTCATTCCTATTAGTTTGATTATAGTAAGTATCTTAACCGCATTCTACATTGGCCGTTTGCTATTTAAAGCTTTTTTTGGAAAGTTCCGGCTTTTGGATCAGCTTCAGGATAAACTTCATGGTCATCCACTGCATGATGCGCCAAAAACCATGTTGTTTCCGATGTTTATTTTGGGTGTATTCTGCTTATTCCCACTATTTTCGTTCAATCCATTTTCGTACCACGATTCCTGGTTGATGGACGGCTTATTGTTGGACGAATATATCTTTGCACCAAGTCACCTTGCACACCTAATTATTCCCGCGATCCTGCTCATTGGTTCTATCATTGGCTGGATTATCGGTTGGAAATGGTATGTCCAAAATAGATACCCATTCAAATCAGCTAATCCGGCACTGAAGGTTTCTTTAAATCAAGGATATATCAATCAGTTTTACGATGTAGTATTTGTTAAGGGCACATTAAAATTGGCTCAATTCTGTTATTGGTTTGACCAACATGTTGTTGATGCCTTTGTTTCTTTGATTCAGTCAATCGTGCTATCGCTTTCAAGATTAAGTGTTTGGATAGACAAATATATTATAGACGGCTTAGTCAATACGGTTGCTTCAGTAACCTATTGGACCGGTCATCAAGTCCGCTTGGTACAGAACGGGAAGATACAGACCGCTTTGTACTCCGTCTTTTTAATAGTTTTACTTGGTTTAATTTATCTTTTATTCTTTTAG
- a CDS encoding NADH-quinone oxidoreductase subunit J family protein, with product MESILFYAFATLAIGSALLLVNLKNIARALFLFFIVLFAMAGLYLFALADFVAITQIMVYVGGVLILMLFAFMLSNKELLKDLQDNSGSFLSMPKWQAIPVVLGFLLLMLYGIFEWQQAPSTWIIQSIENGNNITATDNNIHQIGLRFMTFYVLPFEIISIFLMMALIGASHLSRKERTI from the coding sequence ATGGAAAGTATTTTGTTCTACGCTTTCGCTACCCTAGCAATCGGTTCGGCTCTTTTACTGGTGAATCTTAAAAATATCGCTCGCGCCTTATTCCTATTTTTTATTGTTCTATTTGCAATGGCAGGATTATATTTATTTGCTTTAGCTGATTTCGTGGCAATTACACAAATTATGGTCTATGTCGGCGGGGTACTTATTCTCATGCTGTTTGCCTTTATGCTCTCCAATAAAGAGCTCTTAAAAGATCTTCAAGATAACAGTGGCTCATTCTTAAGCATGCCTAAATGGCAAGCTATTCCAGTGGTGCTTGGTTTTCTGTTACTGATGCTTTATGGCATCTTTGAATGGCAACAGGCCCCATCAACCTGGATCATTCAGTCCATAGAAAATGGAAATAATATTACTGCGACTGATAACAATATTCATCAAATCGGATTACGTTTTATGACTTTTTACGTATTGCCTTTTGAAATTATATCGATATTTCTGATGATGGCTTTAATTGGAGCTTCTCATTTATCCAGAAAGGAGCGTACAATATGA
- a CDS encoding complex I subunit 4 family protein: protein MPILSLLIFLPLLATALILALPTRYKSSYKYIALAITAIQFVLAGLCYAHFDASKTGIQDLGGYQFVEQLSWIRLDLGSIGKLEIDYLIGIDGISMPLLLLSAFVMLMAIGASWNIQKSPKGYFALLMVLNMAVMGIFCALDFFLFYLFYEVMLLPLYFLIGIWGGARREYAAIKFFLYTLFGSVFMLLIIVGLYFSVINPMTGAHTFNMIHMMNPQNYLEGSIFEWGGYQEILGISARLVGFIVLFFAFAIKVPIVPLHTWLPDAHVEAPTPVSIILAGILLKIGGYGIIRICYSIFPDMAALSNWWLGLIGVVSIIYGALNALSQKDLKRMIAYSSVSHMGFVLLGIASLTAEGISGAMFQMISHGFLSAALFFLVGVVYDRVHDRNIYSFRGLAQIMPKYTGYVAVAFFASLGLPGFSAFIGEAFVIIGSFNSESVGTGLPRWMALAGSVGILLSAAYLLWTLQRMFFGQIRLRGGESWSNALTDVNPREQVILFPTLALALLLGIMPALVFNNLNASVLNLVSFIQQFI from the coding sequence ATGCCTATTTTATCCTTATTGATATTTTTACCGTTATTGGCTACGGCGCTTATTCTCGCCTTGCCAACACGATATAAATCGAGTTACAAATATATTGCGTTAGCAATTACCGCAATACAATTTGTACTGGCTGGATTGTGTTACGCACATTTTGATGCAAGCAAAACAGGTATTCAAGATCTGGGGGGCTATCAGTTTGTTGAGCAGCTTTCCTGGATTCGTTTAGATCTAGGATCAATAGGTAAGCTAGAAATTGACTATCTCATTGGTATTGATGGGATATCGATGCCCTTATTATTGCTGAGCGCTTTTGTGATGTTGATGGCTATCGGAGCCTCCTGGAATATACAGAAAAGTCCGAAGGGATACTTTGCGTTACTCATGGTCCTTAATATGGCTGTTATGGGGATTTTCTGTGCACTGGATTTTTTCCTGTTCTACCTTTTCTATGAAGTTATGTTACTTCCACTATATTTCCTGATCGGTATCTGGGGTGGTGCAAGACGCGAATACGCAGCCATCAAGTTCTTTTTATACACGCTATTTGGTTCTGTATTTATGCTATTGATCATCGTAGGACTATACTTTTCAGTGATCAACCCGATGACTGGGGCGCATACGTTCAATATGATCCATATGATGAACCCACAGAATTACCTTGAAGGATCTATTTTTGAGTGGGGTGGTTATCAGGAAATCTTGGGTATTTCGGCCAGACTGGTTGGCTTCATTGTCCTCTTTTTTGCCTTTGCCATTAAAGTGCCCATCGTGCCATTGCATACCTGGTTACCCGATGCCCACGTCGAAGCGCCGACTCCAGTATCTATTATTTTAGCAGGTATTCTTCTGAAAATTGGAGGTTACGGTATCATCCGTATCTGTTATAGCATCTTTCCCGACATGGCCGCCTTATCCAATTGGTGGCTTGGACTAATAGGCGTTGTTTCCATTATCTATGGAGCCTTAAACGCCTTATCACAAAAAGACCTCAAACGAATGATTGCGTATTCATCCGTTTCCCACATGGGCTTTGTTTTATTAGGTATTGCCTCATTGACTGCAGAAGGAATTTCTGGAGCGATGTTTCAGATGATCTCCCATGGGTTTTTATCCGCTGCACTCTTCTTTCTAGTCGGTGTAGTTTATGACCGTGTGCATGACAGAAATATCTATAGTTTTCGAGGTTTAGCTCAAATTATGCCCAAATATACGGGGTATGTTGCTGTTGCATTTTTTGCTTCCTTAGGTTTACCTGGCTTTTCAGCTTTTATTGGTGAAGCATTTGTCATTATCGGTTCATTCAATTCTGAAAGTGTTGGCACAGGTTTGCCACGTTGGATGGCACTCGCAGGTTCTGTGGGAATCTTATTGAGTGCAGCCTACCTACTTTGGACATTGCAGCGGATGTTCTTTGGGCAGATCCGTTTAAGAGGCGGTGAATCTTGGAGCAATGCACTGACAGATGTCAATCCGCGCGAGCAGGTGATCCTATTTCCAACGTTAGCGTTGGCCTTATTACTTGGCATTATGCCTGCTTTAGTTTTTAACAATTTAAACGCAAGTGTCCTGAATCTTGTAAGCTTTATTCAACAATTTATTTAA
- a CDS encoding glycosyltransferase family 9 protein → MSLPQRIIVTRFSAMGDVAMVASVLKEFCIHYPDVEIIMVSRPFFSPFFDGIKNLRFHAIEPKTIHKGFWGLFRLKKELAQYGPDAVADLHFNLRSRVLDLLFSLSGVKVKQLDKGREEKKALIRKKNKIKVPLRLTVERYADVFRTLGFKFELSHKLVANLQDVPKVAFSMFANFDRKKIGIAAFAQHRYKILSLVKMGQIIDYLAHHGYDVLLFGGGQEEFQIAQNWTESFPNTHNTIGKFTLREELDLISNLDLMISMDSSGLHMASLMGVRCLSLWGATHPYAGFTGYGQQLADCIQVEHPNRPSSVYGNKSCICDGVEAIDLITPEMVIERINGIR, encoded by the coding sequence ATGTCGTTACCGCAACGGATCATAGTCACGCGATTTTCAGCTATGGGCGATGTTGCCATGGTTGCCTCTGTATTGAAAGAATTTTGCATACACTATCCTGATGTAGAAATCATCATGGTCAGCAGACCATTCTTTTCGCCATTCTTTGATGGAATAAAAAACCTCAGGTTCCACGCGATAGAACCGAAAACCATTCATAAAGGTTTTTGGGGCCTGTTCAGGCTAAAAAAAGAGCTTGCGCAGTATGGCCCAGATGCCGTAGCTGACTTACATTTCAATTTGCGTTCGCGTGTGCTAGATTTATTGTTTTCCTTATCGGGCGTAAAAGTAAAGCAGCTTGACAAAGGGCGTGAAGAGAAAAAAGCGCTTATCAGGAAAAAAAACAAAATCAAAGTTCCACTGAGACTAACGGTAGAACGCTATGCAGATGTATTTCGGACATTAGGTTTTAAATTTGAGCTCAGTCATAAATTGGTTGCCAATTTGCAGGATGTACCTAAAGTTGCTTTTAGTATGTTTGCGAATTTCGATCGAAAGAAAATTGGTATAGCGGCTTTTGCGCAACATCGATATAAGATTCTTTCCTTGGTAAAAATGGGACAGATCATAGATTATCTGGCACATCATGGATATGACGTATTGCTTTTTGGAGGTGGTCAGGAAGAGTTTCAAATAGCCCAAAACTGGACAGAAAGTTTTCCGAACACTCACAATACGATCGGAAAATTTACGTTGAGAGAAGAACTGGATTTAATTTCAAATTTGGATCTTATGATCAGCATGGATTCTTCGGGTCTTCATATGGCCTCCCTAATGGGTGTACGATGCCTTTCCTTGTGGGGAGCAACACACCCTTACGCGGGATTTACGGGTTACGGTCAACAGTTAGCAGATTGTATCCAAGTTGAACATCCCAATAGACCAAGTTCAGTGTATGGGAATAAGTCCTGCATCTGTGACGGGGTAGAGGCAATTGATTTAATTACGCCGGAGATGGTGATTGAACGAATAAACGGAATAAGATGA
- a CDS encoding DUF4254 domain-containing protein codes for MISAIANPIFQRAIQDYHVYDQIDHPIQNPYDKQSLEHLLYLKCWIDTVQWHMEDVVRDPAIDPKEGLHWKRRIDESNQYRTDTVEYIDSYFLQKFQEIQARPSATINTESPAWAIDRLSILALKIYHMEQETLRTDASEAHINTCQEKLNVLLEQRKDLSQSIDELMDAISSGDKYMKVYKQMKMYNDPSLNPVLYSSGK; via the coding sequence ATGATTAGTGCAATAGCAAATCCAATTTTTCAACGTGCTATCCAGGATTACCACGTATACGACCAGATTGATCATCCAATCCAAAATCCGTACGACAAACAATCCCTGGAACATCTTCTCTATTTAAAATGCTGGATTGACACCGTACAATGGCATATGGAAGATGTCGTGCGCGATCCCGCTATTGACCCGAAAGAAGGCTTACATTGGAAAAGACGAATTGATGAGTCCAATCAATATCGCACGGATACCGTAGAGTATATTGACAGCTATTTTCTACAGAAATTCCAGGAGATACAGGCTCGTCCTTCCGCAACGATCAATACGGAAAGTCCGGCGTGGGCTATTGATAGGCTTTCCATTCTGGCTTTAAAAATCTACCATATGGAACAGGAAACATTACGTACAGATGCTTCCGAGGCACACATTAATACCTGCCAAGAAAAGCTTAACGTCCTATTGGAACAAAGAAAAGATTTATCTCAAAGTATTGATGAATTGATGGATGCCATATCATCGGGCGATAAATACATGAAAGTCTATAAACAGATGAAAATGTATAACGATCCTTCATTGAACCCTGTCTTATATTCATCAGGAAAGTAA